A genomic window from Pseudomonadota bacterium includes:
- a CDS encoding glycosyltransferase family 39 protein → MNALSRAARPLGLLLLGGLLLLPGLGSFGLWEPHELRGADAAHAVFERATAADSAARGVATAPALRPPTPPLQTWAIALGMRVFGAHELGARLPLALCGLLGLLLAYRFASRLFGSDAGLAAGFVLLTTPAFVFASRQLAGEIVADVAALTALGGLAAYLWPRDGQRRVADLALGALGLVAGFLARGALLGSAFPLVVLTIALIGQRQTLGAGERRVVLPALLGAVLLAAAAIGALLSALGGGPILLYGALPHAWASPATFDVALENLGYGTFPWFALLPLALAGFAWLQRDDDTAPASDATAREAAAALVLLLGVVLGYLVAALWSPFFGPLRYPALPWACMAIGVWAARTWREGLRQPLWGVIAASVLLVLHQDFFLRPATLAFSFLEQPPPFPAGVDIRLATRLFGIGSAALCLLALSPLFDAWPRLAAPGARIARSAGLALAALALAFAFWCAQFLTPALSHHLSNKALFTTYQQCRRGDERLAQFGVVGRSASYYNAQALDTLNSEDELFARLARPERQFVLIPAPNLGVIHRAARQRGVAYYVLDDRSSRYLVLTNRLSAPCATDHNPLRQSVTRVRPRPQHALIANFEQQVELIGYDLPASALRGGKLPITLYFHVLGNVAPNYKLFIHFDAPDNRFHGDHEPLAGKYPTQHWLAGDFIVDRHEVELPLLTTVSGTYAIWAGFWLGEQRLKVISGPSDGANRVRIATVTVR, encoded by the coding sequence ATGAACGCCCTCTCACGTGCTGCTCGACCCCTCGGGCTGCTGCTGCTCGGCGGCCTGCTGCTGCTGCCTGGACTCGGCTCGTTCGGGCTGTGGGAGCCGCACGAGCTGCGCGGCGCCGACGCGGCGCATGCCGTCTTCGAGCGCGCGACGGCGGCGGACAGCGCGGCTCGCGGCGTCGCCACCGCCCCCGCCCTCCGCCCCCCGACCCCGCCCCTCCAGACCTGGGCCATCGCGCTTGGCATGCGCGTCTTCGGCGCCCATGAGCTGGGCGCGCGGCTCCCACTGGCGCTTTGTGGCCTGCTCGGGCTGCTGCTGGCCTACCGCTTCGCCTCACGGCTCTTCGGCAGCGACGCAGGCCTGGCGGCGGGCTTCGTGCTGCTCACGACCCCGGCCTTCGTCTTCGCCAGCCGTCAGCTCGCGGGCGAGATCGTCGCCGACGTGGCGGCGCTGACGGCGCTCGGTGGCCTGGCGGCCTACCTCTGGCCGCGCGACGGCCAGCGCCGCGTCGCCGACCTGGCGCTGGGTGCGCTCGGCTTGGTCGCCGGCTTTCTCGCGCGCGGCGCGCTGCTCGGCAGTGCCTTTCCGCTGGTCGTGCTGACGATCGCGCTGATCGGGCAAAGACAGACACTCGGCGCCGGCGAACGACGCGTCGTCCTGCCGGCCCTGCTCGGCGCCGTGCTGCTCGCGGCCGCGGCCATCGGCGCGCTGCTGAGCGCCCTCGGCGGCGGGCCGATCCTGCTCTACGGCGCCCTACCCCACGCCTGGGCCAGCCCCGCGACCTTCGATGTCGCGCTGGAGAACCTCGGCTACGGCACCTTCCCCTGGTTCGCGCTGCTGCCGCTCGCGCTCGCGGGCTTCGCCTGGCTCCAGCGCGACGACGACACGGCGCCAGCCAGCGACGCCACCGCACGCGAGGCCGCCGCGGCGCTCGTGCTGCTGCTGGGAGTGGTCCTCGGCTACCTCGTCGCCGCGCTCTGGTCGCCCTTCTTCGGCCCGCTGCGCTATCCCGCGCTGCCATGGGCCTGCATGGCGATCGGGGTCTGGGCCGCCCGCACCTGGCGCGAGGGACTCCGACAGCCGCTCTGGGGCGTCATCGCGGCCAGCGTGCTGCTGGTCTTACACCAGGATTTCTTCCTGCGGCCGGCGACGCTAGCCTTCAGCTTCCTCGAGCAGCCGCCGCCCTTTCCGGCCGGCGTGGACATCCGCCTGGCGACGCGCCTCTTCGGGATCGGCAGCGCCGCGCTCTGTTTGCTCGCCCTCAGCCCGCTCTTCGACGCCTGGCCGCGCCTGGCCGCGCCTGGCGCGCGAATCGCGCGCTCCGCCGGACTGGCCCTGGCGGCGCTGGCGCTGGCCTTCGCCTTCTGGTGCGCGCAGTTCCTCACGCCAGCGTTGAGCCATCACCTGTCGAACAAGGCCCTCTTCACGACCTATCAGCAATGCCGTCGCGGCGACGAGCGACTGGCACAATTCGGCGTCGTCGGCCGCAGCGCGTCGTACTACAACGCGCAAGCGCTCGACACGCTCAACAGCGAAGACGAGCTCTTCGCGCGCCTGGCGCGGCCCGAGCGCCAGTTCGTGCTGATCCCGGCGCCGAACCTCGGCGTGATCCACCGCGCTGCGCGCCAGCGCGGCGTCGCCTACTACGTGCTCGACGATCGCAGCTCGCGCTACCTGGTGCTGACCAATCGGCTGAGCGCGCCCTGCGCGACCGACCACAACCCGCTCAGGCAGTCGGTGACCCGCGTGCGACCGCGCCCCCAACACGCGCTGATCGCCAACTTCGAGCAGCAGGTCGAGCTGATCGGCTACGACCTCCCGGCCTCGGCGCTACGTGGCGGCAAGCTGCCGATCACCCTCTACTTCCACGTCCTCGGCAACGTCGCCCCCAACTACAAGCTCTTCATCCACTTCGACGCGCCCGATAACCGCTTCCACGGCGACCATGAGCCGCTCGCCGGCAAGTACCCGACGCAGCATTGGCTCGCTGGAGACTTCATCGTCGACCGCCATGAGGTCGAGCTGCCGCTGCTGACGACCGTCTCGGGCACCTACGCGATCTGGGCCGGCTTCTGGCTTGGCGAGCAGCGCCTGAAGGTCATCAGCGGACCGAGCGATGGCGCCAACCGCGTGCGCATCGCCACGGTCACCGTGCGCTAG
- the coaD gene encoding pantetheine-phosphate adenylyltransferase, protein MSIAPRLAIYPGSFDPVTHGHLDILQRALGVFERVVIAVAENARKGGLFERAERVALLRQVVGEDSRVEVDAFDGLLVDYARRRGAQTIVRGLRAVADFEYEFQLALMNRALEPALDTVFLMTDQSNFYVSSSLVKEVARLGGEVGAFVPEPVRRALIAKLGPTARPAPARQ, encoded by the coding sequence ATGAGCATCGCCCCGCGCCTGGCCATCTACCCGGGCTCCTTCGATCCGGTGACCCATGGTCATCTCGACATCCTGCAGCGCGCCCTCGGTGTCTTCGAGCGCGTCGTGATCGCCGTGGCCGAGAACGCGCGCAAGGGTGGGCTCTTCGAACGCGCCGAGCGGGTGGCCTTGCTCCGGCAGGTGGTCGGCGAGGATAGCAGGGTCGAGGTCGACGCCTTCGACGGCCTGCTGGTCGACTACGCGCGGCGCCGCGGGGCGCAGACCATCGTGCGCGGGCTGCGGGCGGTAGCCGACTTCGAGTATGAGTTCCAGCTCGCGCTGATGAACCGGGCGCTGGAACCAGCGCTCGACACGGTCTTCTTGATGACCGACCAGAGCAACTTCTACGTCAGCTCGAGCCTGGTCAAGGAGGTGGCGCGGCTCGGCGGCGAGGTCGGTGCCTTTGTGCCCGAGCCCGTGCGCCGCGCGCTGATCGCGAAGCTCGGCCCGACCGCGCGCCCAGCGCCCGCTCGGCAATAG
- the rsmD gene encoding 16S rRNA (guanine(966)-N(2))-methyltransferase RsmD, whose translation MRIVAGQARGRRLLAPPGRATRPTADRVREAIFSMVSARLELEGVRVLDLYAGSGALGLEALSRGASHCTFIEREASCAEVIAKNAAALGLGARAALLTTTVEAGLPRLGAEPQRFALVLTDPPYRDDPWPPLAALVALGLLDPAALIVVEHDLRRELPASAGGLRRLLTRGYGKTGVSLLALEALAPEEST comes from the coding sequence ATGCGCATCGTAGCAGGTCAAGCGCGTGGACGGAGGCTGCTCGCACCGCCGGGTCGCGCGACCCGGCCGACCGCGGATCGTGTGCGCGAGGCGATCTTCTCGATGGTGTCGGCGCGGCTGGAGCTCGAGGGCGTGCGCGTCCTCGACCTCTATGCGGGCAGCGGCGCGCTCGGCCTCGAGGCCTTGAGCCGCGGCGCCAGCCATTGCACCTTCATCGAGCGGGAGGCCTCTTGCGCCGAGGTGATCGCGAAGAACGCCGCAGCGCTCGGCCTCGGCGCGCGGGCTGCTCTGCTGACGACGACGGTGGAGGCCGGGCTGCCGCGGCTCGGCGCGGAGCCGCAGCGCTTCGCGCTCGTGCTGACGGACCCGCCCTATCGCGACGATCCGTGGCCGCCGCTCGCCGCCCTCGTGGCCCTGGGCCTGCTCGATCCGGCGGCGTTGATCGTCGTCGAGCATGATTTGCGGCGCGAGCTCCCCGCCTCTGCTGGAGGCTTGCGCCGCTTGCTCACCCGTGGCTATGGGAAGACGGGTGTCAGCCTGTTGGCGCTCGAAGCGCTCGCGCCTGAGGAGTCGACATGA
- a CDS encoding FliI/YscN family ATPase, with protein MTSAAAERLRRARQALEGLDPAPVSGRITELVGLTLRATLPGARVGDYVTIARAGQAGLGAEVIGFSGEQVLLMPLGEVQGLGASSRVINSGERLSLRCGSALLGCVLDALGEPWDSATPLARELHPWACDRPPPDPLSRPPITRPLTLGVRAIDGLLTVGEGQRLGLFAGSGVGKSTLLGQLARQAEVDVCVVCLIGERGREVREFIDGALGPGLARAVVVCATSDVPPLLRLKAAHTATAVAEWFRQDGRRVLLLMDSVTRYARALREVALAAGEPPARRGYPPSVFAQLPRLLERGGTAPTGSITAIYTVLVEGDDLEEPVADETRGILDGHIVLSRRLAEEGHWPAIDVLQSVSRVMPAVTDEAQRRAAQRLRQLLAVYEARRDLIVLGAYQRGSDAETDLAVAKIDAIRRFLRQGAHERCSLGETTEALGALLRD; from the coding sequence GTGACCAGCGCAGCCGCGGAGCGTCTGCGGCGCGCGCGCCAGGCGCTCGAGGGTCTCGATCCAGCGCCGGTCAGCGGCCGCATCACCGAGCTGGTCGGCCTGACGCTGCGGGCCACCCTGCCGGGCGCCCGGGTCGGAGACTACGTGACGATCGCCCGCGCGGGCCAGGCGGGGCTCGGCGCCGAGGTGATCGGGTTCAGCGGCGAGCAGGTGCTGCTGATGCCGCTGGGCGAGGTGCAGGGGCTCGGCGCCAGCAGCCGGGTGATCAACAGCGGCGAGCGCCTCAGCCTGCGCTGCGGAAGCGCGCTGCTCGGCTGCGTGCTCGACGCGCTGGGCGAGCCCTGGGACAGCGCCACGCCGCTCGCCCGCGAGCTCCACCCCTGGGCCTGCGATCGTCCGCCACCCGATCCCCTCAGCCGCCCGCCGATCACGCGACCGCTGACGCTCGGCGTCCGCGCCATCGATGGCCTGCTGACGGTCGGAGAGGGGCAGCGCCTCGGTCTCTTCGCCGGCTCCGGCGTGGGCAAGTCGACGCTGCTCGGTCAGCTCGCGCGTCAGGCCGAGGTCGATGTCTGTGTGGTTTGCCTGATCGGCGAGCGCGGCCGCGAGGTCCGTGAGTTCATCGACGGCGCGCTCGGTCCCGGGCTCGCACGCGCGGTCGTCGTCTGCGCCACGAGCGACGTACCACCGCTGCTGCGCCTCAAGGCCGCGCACACCGCCACCGCCGTCGCGGAGTGGTTCCGCCAGGACGGTCGGCGCGTGCTCTTGCTGATGGACTCCGTCACGCGCTACGCGCGGGCGCTGCGTGAGGTGGCGCTGGCCGCCGGCGAGCCCCCCGCGCGCCGCGGTTATCCGCCGAGCGTCTTTGCGCAGCTGCCCCGCCTGCTCGAGCGCGGCGGGACGGCGCCAACAGGCTCGATCACCGCGATCTACACCGTCTTGGTCGAGGGCGATGATCTCGAGGAGCCGGTGGCGGACGAGACCCGCGGCATCCTCGACGGCCACATCGTCCTCTCGCGCCGGCTGGCCGAGGAGGGGCATTGGCCGGCGATCGACGTGCTGCAGAGCGTCTCCCGCGTGATGCCCGCCGTCACCGACGAGGCGCAGCGCCGAGCCGCCCAGCGCCTGCGCCAGCTCCTCGCCGTCTACGAAGCGCGCCGCGACCTGATCGTGTTGGGCGCCTACCAGCGCGGCTCCGACGCCGAGACCGACCTGGCCGTCGCCAAGATCGACGCCATCCGCCGCTTCCTCCGCCAAGGCGCCCACGAGCGCTGCTCCCTCGGCGAAACCACCGAGGCGCTAGGCGCGCTGCTCCGCGACTAG
- a CDS encoding HAMP domain-containing histidine kinase yields MRTPAKRGPALTRAGTLGGHPQRASSSLFGRMLVAHLVPSLLLLALFGWLIDGIAARELEVSLGRRLTAVAQAATSQVPPDVIRFLGAGDDTSRTARRLHQRLDELRRRTRVARIFVLDGALRSRADTDARVRIGDHYYQAEAHRNELQRVFRGGEASSLLFIGRDGRSYKTGYAALRDGAQVIAALGVEASPEFVDALASLRAYLILAGLGISLLLVAVTLIVARRVTRPLRQLANAAARIGAGQLETPVAPHGRDEVGVLATTMNQMRVDLLARERQAQLMLAGIAHEVRNPLGGIALFAGLLREELAEHPTQREMVARIERETEHLKRIVTEFLDYARRSPPQLAPTALAPLLAEVAEVLANDAQLAQVVLRHESEALIVPADAERLRRLLLNLARNAIQACSAGGQVTLRCALEGEQVVLEVIDDGCGIPAALRERVLEPFFTTRERGTGLGLALSQHVAEDHGGTLEVHGDEGRGTTIRVTLPAAGAAPAPACNREDG; encoded by the coding sequence GTGAGGACTCCGGCGAAGCGCGGCCCGGCGCTCACGCGCGCCGGCACCCTCGGCGGCCACCCACAACGGGCGAGCTCTTCGCTCTTCGGCCGCATGCTCGTCGCGCACCTCGTCCCGAGCCTCCTGCTCTTAGCGCTCTTTGGCTGGCTGATCGACGGGATCGCGGCGCGCGAGCTCGAGGTGTCGCTGGGCCGCCGCCTGACCGCCGTGGCCCAGGCCGCCACGAGCCAGGTGCCACCCGACGTGATCCGCTTTCTTGGCGCCGGCGACGACACGAGCCGCACCGCCCGCCGCCTGCACCAGCGCCTCGACGAGCTGCGGCGCCGCACGCGCGTGGCCCGCATCTTCGTGCTCGACGGGGCCCTCCGCAGCCGCGCCGACACCGATGCGCGCGTCCGCATCGGTGACCACTACTACCAGGCCGAGGCCCATCGCAACGAGCTGCAGCGGGTCTTCCGCGGCGGCGAGGCCAGCTCACTGCTCTTCATCGGGCGTGACGGCCGCAGCTACAAGACCGGTTATGCCGCGCTCCGCGACGGGGCCCAGGTCATCGCCGCGCTCGGGGTCGAGGCCAGCCCGGAGTTCGTCGACGCGCTGGCCAGCCTGCGCGCCTACCTGATCCTGGCCGGCCTGGGCATCAGCCTGCTGCTGGTGGCCGTCACGCTCATCGTCGCGCGCCGTGTCACGCGGCCCTTGCGGCAGCTCGCCAACGCGGCCGCGCGCATTGGCGCCGGCCAACTCGAGACGCCAGTCGCCCCGCATGGCCGCGACGAGGTCGGCGTGCTGGCGACGACGATGAACCAGATGCGCGTCGATCTGCTGGCGCGCGAGCGGCAAGCCCAGCTGATGCTCGCGGGCATCGCGCATGAGGTGCGCAACCCCCTGGGCGGCATCGCGCTCTTCGCCGGCTTGCTGCGCGAGGAGCTGGCCGAGCACCCGACCCAGCGCGAGATGGTCGCGCGGATCGAGCGCGAGACCGAGCACCTCAAGCGCATCGTGACGGAGTTCCTCGACTACGCTCGCCGCTCGCCGCCGCAGCTCGCGCCGACTGCCCTGGCACCGCTGCTCGCCGAGGTCGCCGAGGTCCTGGCCAACGACGCCCAGCTCGCGCAGGTCGTGCTGCGCCACGAGAGCGAGGCGCTGATCGTCCCCGCCGACGCCGAGCGCTTGCGGCGCCTGCTGCTCAACCTGGCGCGCAACGCGATCCAGGCCTGCTCGGCGGGCGGTCAGGTCACGCTGCGCTGCGCCCTGGAGGGGGAGCAGGTCGTCCTCGAGGTGATCGACGACGGCTGCGGCATTCCCGCCGCGCTGCGCGAGCGCGTGCTCGAGCCCTTCTTCACCACCCGCGAGCGCGGCACGGGACTCGGCCTCGCGCTCTCGCAGCACGTCGCCGAGGATCACGGCGGCACGCTCGAGGTGCATGGCGACGAGGGTCGGGGCACGACGATACGCGTGACGCTCCCCGCGGCCGGAGCCGCGCCAGCGCCCGCCTGCAACCGCGAGGACGGCTGA
- a CDS encoding glycosyltransferase family 39 protein — MVCSPPAAAAAARRRRLVWAAALAGYALLLRCFTLDAWVHVDVPWGWYAWVQSFWQALAARDWAATYQVEHVGVTFMWLTGGALRLAGLLEEPLSPATIVVAMAPLVLLSSLVIGASYLLLGRLLGGRHAWLPPTVGLLLASEPFMVGHARAFQLDMTLTGFTWLAALTSAVALRERSLRWSAGAGVLLGLAVLSKITAAGVAVGVALSFLVAALRPGAVRQRWRLVAGLCLLTACALATACALWPALWVEPRATVLRVYRAATSLVGAGHNMFSWGRIHASDAGVGLYLAVLLLRLTPELLLLALLYLASLGRWLSRAGRRAARAQGLDRRLWPLLLAYAPFVGSLVLSPKRIDRYLLPLIPPLALCAAAGAGMILQRGERGGALGAVPRWLLALALVLALGVRTGRIVQSWPHPVAWTSTLPGLDPEAVVTLGQGEGLKEVAQFIAGDARRRGRATPRLRLFVYHRCLRPWLSYDVAEFAQAEYIVTYLSLLQREVEKAEVQRYTTGRRPLFSVRLQGLVYAQVFAGPAYGPPSGAAARRALARP, encoded by the coding sequence ATGGTTTGCTCCCCACCCGCGGCAGCGGCCGCGGCCCGACGCAGGCGGCTCGTCTGGGCGGCAGCGTTGGCTGGCTACGCGCTCTTGCTGCGCTGCTTCACGCTCGACGCCTGGGTCCACGTCGACGTGCCCTGGGGCTGGTACGCGTGGGTTCAGAGCTTCTGGCAGGCGCTCGCTGCGCGTGATTGGGCGGCGACCTATCAGGTCGAGCACGTGGGCGTGACCTTCATGTGGTTGACCGGCGGCGCGCTGCGCCTGGCCGGGCTGCTCGAAGAACCGCTGAGCCCGGCGACGATCGTCGTGGCGATGGCGCCGCTCGTGCTGCTCAGCAGCCTGGTCATCGGCGCGAGCTACCTCCTGCTGGGCCGGCTGCTCGGTGGGCGCCACGCCTGGTTGCCTCCAACCGTCGGGCTGCTGCTGGCCAGCGAACCCTTTATGGTCGGCCACGCTCGCGCCTTTCAGCTCGATATGACCTTGACCGGCTTCACCTGGCTCGCGGCGTTGACGAGCGCGGTCGCCTTGCGGGAGCGCTCCTTGCGTTGGTCAGCGGGCGCCGGGGTGCTGCTCGGCCTGGCCGTCCTGTCGAAGATCACCGCGGCGGGCGTGGCCGTCGGGGTAGCCCTGAGCTTCCTCGTGGCCGCCCTGCGGCCGGGCGCGGTGCGCCAACGCTGGCGTCTCGTCGCCGGCCTGTGCCTGCTGACCGCCTGCGCGCTCGCCACCGCCTGTGCGCTGTGGCCGGCCCTCTGGGTCGAGCCGCGGGCGACCGTGTTGCGCGTCTACCGCGCGGCGACGAGTCTGGTGGGCGCTGGCCATAACATGTTCTCCTGGGGGCGCATCCACGCCTCCGACGCGGGCGTCGGGCTCTATCTCGCGGTGCTCCTGCTCCGGCTGACGCCCGAGCTGCTGCTCCTCGCGCTGCTCTACCTCGCCTCGCTCGGGCGCTGGCTCTCACGGGCTGGGCGACGCGCCGCGCGCGCGCAGGGGCTCGACCGCCGCCTCTGGCCGCTGCTGCTGGCCTACGCCCCCTTCGTCGGCAGCCTCGTGCTCAGCCCCAAGCGCATTGACCGCTACCTGCTGCCACTGATACCGCCGCTGGCCTTATGCGCCGCGGCGGGCGCTGGGATGATCCTCCAGCGTGGCGAGCGAGGCGGGGCGCTGGGCGCGGTGCCGCGCTGGCTCTTGGCGCTCGCGCTGGTGCTGGCGCTCGGCGTTCGCACGGGGCGCATCGTGCAGAGCTGGCCGCATCCAGTGGCCTGGACGAGCACGCTGCCTGGCCTCGACCCGGAGGCAGTCGTCACCCTCGGGCAGGGCGAGGGACTCAAGGAGGTGGCGCAGTTCATCGCCGGCGACGCGCGTCGGCGCGGCCGGGCGACGCCACGGCTGCGCCTCTTCGTCTACCATCGCTGCTTGCGGCCCTGGTTGAGCTATGACGTGGCGGAGTTCGCCCAAGCCGAGTACATCGTGACCTACCTCAGCCTGCTGCAGCGTGAGGTCGAGAAAGCCGAGGTCCAGCGCTACACGACCGGGCGGCGTCCGCTCTTCAGCGTGCGGCTGCAGGGCCTGGTCTACGCGCAGGTCTTCGCCGGTCCGGCCTATGGCCCACCGTCTGGCGCCGCCGCGCGGCGCGCGCTCGCGAGGCCCTGA
- a CDS encoding sigma-54-dependent Fis family transcriptional regulator: protein MATVLIIDDNETLRLGLGHIVSKMGHAVLAAASGEEGLALFAKQEVDFAITDLKMKGIDGVQVLRAIASRDPDCPTLIVTAFGTVETAVEAMKLGAFDFLQKPFAPEIVRLKVERALELRAARRARQRLESENAYLRREDQGNVTELVGASPSLRQVLRVIEKVAASEASVLIEGESGTGKELVARAIHRGSRRSSGPFIKVNCGALTDTLLESELFGHEKGAFTGAFKRRLGRFELADGGTLLLDEVGDVSPSMQLKLLRVLQESEFERVGGEATVRVDVRIVSATNRRLQEEVRAGRFREDLYYRLHVVPLLIPPLRERREDVPLLVQHFIAARAPRTNPRVVGITDAALGRLMAHDWPGNVRELENAVEQALVFAEGERIDVGALPPQLRGASVAAGLTLPEQTTALPEILDDLERQLIQKAYDACGGVKTETARRLGIKPSALYYKLEKHGIGDPPAARQKSES, encoded by the coding sequence ATGGCCACCGTGTTGATCATCGACGATAACGAGACCCTGCGTCTGGGCCTCGGCCACATCGTGAGCAAGATGGGCCATGCCGTGCTCGCGGCCGCCTCGGGAGAGGAAGGGCTAGCGCTCTTCGCGAAGCAGGAGGTCGACTTCGCGATCACCGATCTCAAGATGAAGGGCATCGACGGCGTGCAGGTGTTGCGCGCCATCGCCTCGCGTGACCCCGACTGTCCGACGCTGATCGTCACGGCCTTCGGCACGGTCGAGACGGCGGTCGAGGCGATGAAGCTCGGCGCGTTCGATTTTCTGCAGAAGCCCTTCGCCCCGGAGATCGTGCGCCTCAAGGTCGAGCGCGCGCTCGAGCTGCGCGCCGCGCGGCGGGCACGCCAGCGGCTCGAGTCCGAGAACGCCTACCTGCGGCGCGAGGACCAGGGCAACGTGACCGAGCTCGTCGGTGCGTCGCCGTCGCTGCGCCAGGTGCTGCGCGTGATCGAGAAGGTCGCGGCGAGCGAGGCGTCGGTGCTGATCGAGGGTGAGAGCGGCACCGGAAAGGAGCTGGTCGCCCGCGCGATTCACCGCGGCAGCCGGCGCAGCAGCGGGCCCTTCATCAAGGTCAACTGCGGAGCGCTCACCGACACGCTCCTCGAAAGCGAGCTCTTCGGCCACGAAAAGGGCGCCTTTACCGGGGCATTCAAGCGCCGCCTCGGGCGCTTCGAGTTGGCGGACGGAGGCACGCTGCTGCTGGACGAGGTCGGCGACGTATCCCCGAGCATGCAGCTCAAGCTGCTGCGCGTCCTCCAGGAGAGCGAGTTCGAGCGCGTCGGCGGCGAGGCCACGGTTCGCGTGGATGTGCGCATCGTCAGCGCGACCAATCGCCGGCTGCAGGAAGAGGTGCGCGCTGGGCGCTTCCGCGAGGACCTCTACTACCGCCTGCATGTCGTCCCGCTGCTGATTCCGCCGCTGCGCGAGCGGCGGGAGGACGTGCCGCTGCTGGTCCAGCACTTCATCGCGGCGCGGGCGCCGCGCACCAACCCGCGCGTCGTGGGCATAACGGACGCGGCGTTGGGCCGGCTGATGGCACACGATTGGCCGGGGAACGTGCGCGAGCTGGAGAACGCGGTCGAGCAGGCCCTGGTCTTCGCCGAGGGGGAGCGCATCGACGTCGGCGCGCTGCCGCCTCAGCTCCGCGGTGCGAGCGTGGCGGCCGGGCTCACCCTGCCCGAGCAAACGACGGCGCTCCCGGAGATCCTCGACGACCTCGAGCGCCAGCTAATCCAAAAGGCGTACGACGCCTGTGGAGGGGTCAAGACCGAGACCGCGCGCCGCCTGGGCATCAAGCCGAGCGCGCTCTACTACAAGCTGGAGAAACACGGCATCGGCGACCCGCC